In one window of Paenarthrobacter nicotinovorans DNA:
- the ilvN gene encoding acetolactate synthase small subunit gives MSRHTLSVLVEDKPGVLTRVASLFARRAFNINSLAVGPTEVPGMSRMTVVVDADGDLIEQVTKQLNKLVNVIKIVELTSESSVQRDHILVKVRADAATRLQVTQAADLFRAAVVDVSTDSLVIEATGTPEKLAALLSVLEPFGIREIVQSGTLAVGRGSRSMSDRALRSA, from the coding sequence ATGAGCCGTCACACATTGTCCGTTCTGGTCGAAGACAAGCCCGGCGTGCTGACCCGCGTGGCCAGCCTCTTCGCCCGGCGCGCGTTCAACATCAATTCACTTGCTGTGGGCCCCACCGAGGTTCCCGGGATGTCCCGCATGACGGTCGTCGTCGATGCCGACGGCGATCTCATCGAGCAAGTCACCAAGCAGCTCAACAAACTGGTCAACGTGATCAAGATTGTGGAGCTGACTTCCGAATCTTCCGTACAGCGTGACCACATCCTGGTCAAGGTACGTGCGGATGCCGCGACACGTCTGCAGGTTACCCAGGCTGCAGACCTGTTCCGTGCCGCTGTCGTCGACGTGTCCACAGACTCGTTGGTGATCGAGGCAACCGGTACCCCCGAGAAGCTCGCAGCACTTTTGTCAGTGCTCGAGCCGTTCGGCATCCGTGAAATCGTGCAGTCCGGCACCTTGGCCGTTGGACGGGGATCCCGCTCCATGAGTGACAGGGCGCTACGCTCCGCGTAA
- a CDS encoding FtsX-like permease family protein: MNAVQRFIRSRVLLLTAAILIVAMCLSVLVQSQSQAALNRTVDENSRGLYDILVQAKPDQSQKDDGGSLIQPEIANGQGGISFDQLEKIRGMGQTAVAAPISLVSRVSQNLEAPRLNAMDYLGYNAGLAGAVTAGDPSAMDASKWPAAESVFSDSPKKYRLTASATSSDGVKEQTLFKTSAEGTLGKGRLVQEQAAGGSNVRIAGPDGETGIKFPAPALGSEHNLFNLSVALPMAPEVTESVVAVDPASERALLGSAGDFLAPLEKAPPADARDAGAIGRHFESLFTTGLTMDQLEEGPDFLGVKLKYWAPLMTQYQQAKRDGLLTADSKAIPLIVRTGTSLDLKYSVKIEELDASGKVVKDVGTVTKSLDKDYLPFVSKSPFALEWPGSTDHSQLLGSTAAFSQGLYNPATWSTAFAAAPQYKDGDEAANGASDKSATPGDWVTVNRLPEKSSFGAAVDQTQRKPVDERSYREDLETGKKPAAPLPMVYGTFDPAAVQAAAGDVNKLPLGGYDPTPMSLTKDAEGKDVEGKELKPSLSATGLVSQSAGAITDYYGLAAARGYDSNANVIDAVRVRASATGNWKTAQPEVEKLAAQIRELGLEATVVAGSAREDANIFVPGYSKDDAGKESPLGTVQQSWVRQNAADAVSGSLTGTNITLLFLTLLGATLLTGASTVSYIRQRRSEAGILRAMGWTQKRIRSWVLEEFAVGAAALAAAGVILSLLSWNIATVIVSVTMLVIYSAAALLAAQQLRHRVVIDQEPQHDERLVTVDSPLTFANRQLTTNRFNSISLAVAVGVFGAAVGALIALLIDIPRAAGASALSGLAAASIALPSVILAVFGVVVGLLLTLVTGRFELHAKREYLGTLRAMGWNPDMLGQVRFFENALVGTVALPLGVLGALGLGLLLAPYAALWAGLAGLLAVICWIPIATKVVK, from the coding sequence ATGAACGCCGTCCAAAGGTTCATCAGAAGCCGTGTGCTGCTGCTGACCGCGGCCATTTTGATCGTCGCAATGTGCTTGTCCGTCCTCGTTCAGAGCCAGTCGCAGGCGGCTCTGAACCGGACAGTGGACGAGAACTCGCGGGGACTCTACGACATCCTGGTCCAGGCCAAGCCTGACCAGTCACAAAAGGACGACGGTGGTTCCCTGATCCAGCCGGAAATCGCCAACGGCCAGGGCGGAATCAGCTTTGACCAGTTGGAGAAAATCCGGGGCATGGGCCAGACTGCCGTGGCAGCCCCCATCAGCCTTGTCTCGCGGGTGTCCCAGAACCTTGAAGCTCCGCGCCTGAACGCGATGGACTACCTGGGGTACAACGCAGGACTCGCCGGAGCCGTGACGGCAGGGGACCCCTCTGCCATGGATGCCAGCAAGTGGCCCGCCGCGGAGTCGGTGTTTTCTGATTCTCCCAAGAAGTACCGTTTGACCGCGTCCGCCACGAGCTCTGACGGCGTCAAGGAGCAAACACTCTTCAAGACCAGCGCCGAGGGCACCTTGGGCAAGGGCCGCCTGGTGCAGGAGCAGGCAGCAGGCGGAAGCAACGTCCGGATCGCCGGCCCCGATGGCGAGACCGGCATCAAGTTCCCGGCACCCGCACTCGGCTCCGAGCACAACCTCTTCAATCTCTCGGTAGCGCTTCCCATGGCGCCCGAGGTGACCGAGTCCGTCGTCGCCGTCGATCCCGCCTCTGAAAGGGCACTGCTGGGTTCCGCAGGCGACTTCCTGGCACCGCTGGAGAAGGCACCGCCTGCAGACGCACGCGACGCCGGCGCCATCGGCCGCCACTTCGAAAGCCTTTTCACCACGGGCCTCACCATGGACCAGTTGGAAGAAGGACCCGACTTCCTCGGCGTGAAGCTCAAATACTGGGCGCCGCTCATGACGCAGTACCAGCAGGCAAAGCGTGACGGACTCCTGACCGCTGATTCGAAGGCCATTCCGTTGATCGTGCGGACGGGCACGTCCCTGGACCTGAAGTACTCGGTGAAGATCGAGGAACTGGACGCCAGCGGGAAAGTGGTCAAGGACGTAGGAACTGTCACCAAGTCCTTGGACAAGGACTACCTGCCCTTCGTTTCGAAGTCCCCGTTTGCCCTTGAATGGCCCGGTTCCACTGACCACAGCCAGTTGCTGGGCAGCACCGCTGCCTTCAGCCAGGGACTCTACAACCCCGCCACCTGGAGCACTGCTTTCGCTGCCGCCCCGCAGTACAAGGACGGCGACGAAGCTGCCAATGGTGCCTCCGATAAGAGCGCGACGCCGGGGGACTGGGTAACCGTCAACCGCCTGCCCGAGAAGTCCTCCTTCGGCGCTGCCGTGGACCAGACCCAGCGTAAGCCCGTGGACGAACGCTCTTACCGGGAAGACCTTGAGACAGGCAAGAAGCCTGCGGCACCCCTGCCCATGGTCTACGGCACCTTTGACCCCGCCGCGGTCCAGGCTGCGGCCGGCGATGTCAACAAGCTCCCCTTGGGCGGATACGACCCCACGCCCATGAGCCTGACCAAGGACGCAGAAGGCAAAGACGTCGAGGGCAAGGAACTCAAGCCCTCACTCAGCGCGACGGGCCTCGTCAGCCAGTCCGCGGGCGCCATCACCGATTACTACGGTCTTGCGGCTGCCCGCGGTTACGACTCCAACGCCAACGTCATTGACGCAGTGCGGGTCCGTGCATCCGCCACCGGCAACTGGAAGACCGCCCAGCCCGAGGTCGAGAAGCTGGCAGCACAAATCCGTGAACTCGGTCTGGAAGCCACCGTCGTGGCCGGCTCCGCCCGCGAAGACGCCAACATCTTCGTACCCGGATACAGCAAGGACGACGCCGGCAAGGAGTCTCCGCTGGGCACCGTCCAGCAGTCATGGGTCCGGCAGAATGCGGCTGACGCCGTCTCCGGCTCCCTGACCGGAACCAACATCACGCTGCTGTTCCTGACGTTGCTCGGTGCCACGCTCCTCACAGGAGCGTCCACTGTCAGCTATATCCGCCAGCGCAGAAGCGAGGCAGGCATCCTGCGCGCCATGGGCTGGACCCAGAAGCGCATCCGCTCCTGGGTGCTGGAAGAGTTCGCTGTAGGCGCTGCGGCACTGGCTGCTGCAGGCGTCATCCTCAGCCTCCTGAGCTGGAACATTGCCACCGTCATTGTGTCGGTGACCATGCTGGTCATCTACAGTGCCGCCGCCCTCCTGGCGGCTCAGCAGCTGCGTCACCGTGTGGTGATAGACCAGGAACCCCAGCACGACGAGCGACTGGTCACCGTTGACTCACCCCTGACGTTCGCCAACAGGCAGCTGACCACAAACCGGTTCAACTCCATCTCCCTCGCTGTCGCCGTGGGCGTGTTTGGCGCCGCAGTGGGTGCACTGATCGCGCTGCTGATCGACATCCCCCGCGCGGCAGGTGCCAGCGCCCTCAGTGGCCTGGCCGCGGCCAGTATCGCTTTGCCAAGCGTGATCCTCGCTGTCTTCGGAGTCGTGGTCGGTCTCTTGCTGACCTTGGTCACCGGCAGGTTCGAGCTCCATGCCAAGCGGGAATACCTTGGTACCTTGCGGGCCATGGGCTGGAACCCGGACATGCTGGGCCAGGTCCGGTTCTTCGAAAACGCACTTGTCGGCACAGTGGCACTTCCCTTGGGTGTCCTCGGTGCCCTGGGGCTTGGTTTGCTCCTGGCCCCCTACGCAGCCCTGTGGGCCGGGCTCGCCGGTCTGCTGGCCGTAATTTGCTGGATTCCCATTGCAACGAAAGTAGTCAAATGA
- the ilvC gene encoding ketol-acid reductoisomerase, whose translation MTEMFYDDDADLSIIQGRKVAIVGYGSQGHAHALNLRDSGVEVVIALKDGSKSTAKAEDAGFTVKNVADAAEWADVIMILAPDQHQRAIYNDSIKDKLTEGKALAFAHGFNIRFGYIEAPAGVDVILIAPKAPGHTVRREFEAGRGIPDIIAVEQDASGSAWDLAKSYAKAIGGTRAGVIKTTFTEETETDLFGEQAVLCGGVSQLVQYGFETLTEAGYQPQIAYFEVLHELKLIVDLMWEGGIAKQRWSVSDTAEYGDYVSGPRVITPEVKENMKAVLADIQNGAFAKRFIDDQDNGATEFKELRAKAEKHPIEEVGRELRSLFSWQQQDADYVEGSAAR comes from the coding sequence GTGACTGAAATGTTCTACGACGACGACGCAGACCTGTCGATCATCCAGGGCCGCAAGGTAGCCATCGTTGGCTACGGCTCCCAGGGCCACGCCCACGCACTGAACCTGCGCGATTCCGGCGTCGAGGTTGTCATTGCACTCAAGGACGGCTCGAAGTCGACCGCCAAGGCCGAAGACGCAGGTTTCACGGTCAAGAACGTAGCCGACGCCGCCGAATGGGCCGACGTCATCATGATCCTGGCGCCGGACCAGCACCAGCGCGCAATTTACAACGACTCCATCAAGGACAAGCTGACCGAGGGCAAGGCACTTGCGTTCGCCCACGGCTTCAACATCCGCTTCGGCTACATCGAAGCACCGGCCGGCGTTGACGTCATCCTGATCGCCCCGAAGGCACCGGGCCACACTGTGCGCCGCGAATTCGAAGCCGGCCGTGGCATCCCGGACATCATCGCCGTCGAACAGGACGCTTCCGGTTCCGCTTGGGACCTGGCCAAGTCCTACGCCAAGGCAATCGGTGGCACCCGCGCAGGCGTCATCAAGACCACATTCACCGAAGAGACCGAAACCGATCTCTTCGGCGAGCAGGCTGTTCTCTGCGGTGGCGTTTCCCAGCTCGTCCAGTACGGCTTCGAAACCCTCACCGAAGCCGGCTACCAGCCGCAGATCGCCTACTTCGAGGTTCTCCACGAGCTCAAGCTCATTGTTGACCTCATGTGGGAGGGCGGCATCGCCAAGCAGCGTTGGAGCGTTTCCGACACCGCCGAGTACGGTGACTACGTCTCCGGTCCCCGCGTCATCACCCCCGAGGTGAAGGAAAACATGAAGGCTGTCCTCGCGGACATCCAGAACGGTGCTTTCGCAAAGCGCTTCATCGACGACCAGGACAACGGCGCAACCGAGTTCAAGGAACTCCGCGCCAAGGCCGAGAAGCACCCGATCGAAGAAGTTGGCCGCGAGCTGCGTTCACTGTTCTCCTGGCAGCAGCAGGACGCCGACTACGTCGAAGGTTCCGCAGCCCGCTGA
- the serA gene encoding phosphoglycerate dehydrogenase, producing MSASKPVVLLAEELSPATVEALGPDFEIRQTDGADRSQLLSAIADVDAILVRSATQVDAEAIAAAKNLKVIARAGVGLDNVDIKSATQAGVMVVNAPTSNIVSAAELTVGHILSLARHIPQASAALKNGEWKRSKYTGIELFEKKIGIIGLGRIGALVAARLQGFETEILAYDPYITSARAAQLGVKLVTLDELLENADFITIHMPKTPETVGMLGADAFRKMKESAYVINVARGGLIDEEALYIALKEGQIAGAGVDVFVKEPSTDLPFFELDNVVVTPHLGASTDEAQEKAGVSVAKSVRLALAGELVPDAVNVAGGVIASDVRPGIPLIEKLGRIFTALTHASLTQIDVEVAGEIAALDVKVLELAALKGVFADVVTEQVSYVNAPVIAEQRGINTRLITTPEAEDYRNVLTIRGALSDGSQISVAGTLTGPKQVEKLVGVNGYDVEIPISEHLVVVAYADRPGVIGTIGHILGMNNINIGGMQVARQTEGGQVLALLTIDSSVPQQVLEAIKAGIGADMVREVDLED from the coding sequence GTGTCAGCCAGCAAACCCGTAGTCCTCCTCGCTGAGGAACTTTCGCCCGCAACAGTCGAGGCATTGGGCCCGGATTTTGAAATCCGCCAGACCGACGGTGCCGACCGTTCCCAGCTGCTGTCTGCCATCGCCGACGTCGATGCCATCCTGGTCCGCTCTGCCACCCAGGTGGACGCCGAGGCAATTGCCGCAGCGAAGAACCTCAAGGTCATCGCCCGTGCAGGAGTAGGACTGGACAACGTGGACATCAAGTCCGCGACGCAGGCCGGCGTCATGGTGGTCAATGCGCCGACGTCCAACATCGTCTCGGCCGCGGAGCTCACCGTGGGTCACATCCTCAGCCTCGCCCGCCACATTCCGCAGGCCAGCGCGGCGCTGAAGAACGGCGAATGGAAGCGTTCCAAGTACACCGGCATCGAACTCTTCGAGAAGAAGATCGGCATCATCGGCCTGGGCCGCATCGGCGCCTTGGTGGCAGCACGGCTCCAGGGCTTCGAAACCGAAATCCTTGCCTATGACCCCTACATCACCTCTGCCCGGGCGGCGCAGTTGGGCGTCAAGCTGGTCACGCTGGATGAACTTCTGGAGAACGCTGACTTCATCACCATCCACATGCCCAAGACGCCGGAAACGGTAGGCATGCTCGGCGCCGACGCCTTCCGCAAGATGAAGGAATCCGCTTATGTCATCAACGTTGCCCGCGGCGGCCTGATTGACGAAGAAGCGCTTTACATCGCATTGAAGGAAGGCCAGATCGCAGGCGCCGGCGTGGACGTTTTCGTCAAGGAGCCCAGCACCGACCTGCCCTTCTTCGAACTCGACAACGTAGTAGTCACCCCGCACCTCGGCGCATCCACCGACGAAGCCCAGGAGAAGGCCGGCGTTTCAGTCGCCAAGTCTGTCCGCCTGGCCCTCGCCGGTGAGCTCGTGCCGGATGCCGTGAATGTTGCCGGTGGCGTTATTGCCTCCGATGTCCGTCCGGGCATCCCGCTGATCGAAAAGCTGGGCCGGATCTTCACTGCGCTCACCCACGCTTCGCTGACGCAGATCGACGTCGAAGTTGCCGGTGAGATCGCCGCCCTGGACGTCAAGGTTCTTGAGCTGGCAGCCCTGAAGGGTGTGTTCGCCGATGTTGTCACGGAGCAGGTTTCCTACGTCAACGCACCGGTCATCGCCGAGCAGCGCGGCATCAACACCCGGCTCATCACCACGCCGGAGGCTGAGGACTACCGCAACGTCCTGACCATCCGCGGTGCCCTCAGTGACGGTTCGCAGATCTCGGTGGCCGGCACCCTGACCGGTCCCAAGCAGGTCGAGAAGCTGGTAGGCGTCAACGGCTACGACGTCGAAATCCCCATCAGCGAGCACCTCGTGGTGGTGGCCTATGCCGACCGCCCCGGTGTCATCGGCACCATCGGCCACATCCTCGGCATGAACAACATCAACATCGGTGGCATGCAGGTTGCCCGCCAGACTGAAGGCGGCCAGGTTCTGGCCCTCCTGACCATCGACAGTTCAGTTCCGCAGCAGGTGCTCGAAGCCATCAAGGCCGGTATTGGCGCAGACATGGTACGCGAAGTGGACCTGGAGGACTAG
- the ilvD gene encoding dihydroxy-acid dehydratase, which yields MTDTNIATDNTPDIKPRSRVVTDGIHAAPARGMFRAVGMGDDDFAKPQIGVASSWNEITPCNLSLNRLAQGAKEGVHAGGGFPMQFGTISVSDGISMGHEGMHFSLVSREVIADSVETVMQAERIDGSVLLAGCDKSLPGMLMAAARLDLASVFLYAGSIMPGWVKLEDGSEKEVTLIDAFEAVGACAAGKMSMEDLTRIEKAICPGEGACGGMYTANTMACIGEALGMSLPGSAAPPSADRRRDDFARKSGEAVVNLLRLGITARDIMTKKAFENAIAVTMAFGGSTNAVLHLLAIAREAEVELTLDDFNRIGDKIPHLGDLKPFGRYVMTDVDKIGGVPVIMKALLDAGLLHGDCLTVTGKTLAENLASINPPDLDGKILRALDNPIHKTGGITILHGSMAPEGAVVKSAGFDADVFEGTARVFEREQGALTALDNGEIHKGDVVVIRYEGPKGGPGMREMLAITGAIKGAGLGKDVLLLTDGRFSGGTTGLCIGHVAPEAVDGGPIAFVQDGDRIRVDIAARSFDLLVDDAELEARKEGWQPLPAKFTKGVLAKYAKLVHSASTGAYCG from the coding sequence TACCCCCTGCAACCTCTCCCTTAACCGGCTCGCGCAGGGCGCCAAGGAAGGCGTCCATGCCGGCGGTGGCTTCCCGATGCAGTTCGGCACGATCTCCGTATCGGACGGCATTTCCATGGGCCATGAAGGCATGCACTTCTCGCTCGTCTCCCGCGAAGTCATTGCCGACTCCGTGGAGACCGTGATGCAGGCCGAGCGCATTGATGGTTCGGTCTTGCTGGCCGGTTGCGACAAGTCCCTCCCGGGGATGCTCATGGCGGCCGCCCGCCTGGACCTCGCTTCGGTGTTCCTCTACGCCGGTTCGATCATGCCGGGCTGGGTCAAGCTCGAAGACGGTTCGGAGAAAGAAGTCACCCTCATCGACGCTTTCGAAGCGGTGGGTGCCTGCGCCGCCGGGAAGATGAGTATGGAGGACCTCACCCGCATCGAAAAGGCCATCTGTCCCGGCGAGGGCGCCTGTGGCGGCATGTACACGGCCAACACCATGGCGTGCATCGGCGAAGCCCTTGGCATGTCCCTCCCGGGCTCGGCGGCACCGCCGTCAGCAGACCGCCGTCGTGATGACTTTGCGCGCAAGTCCGGCGAAGCGGTGGTCAACCTGCTGCGCCTGGGCATCACCGCGCGCGACATCATGACCAAGAAGGCCTTCGAAAATGCCATCGCCGTGACCATGGCGTTCGGCGGTTCCACCAACGCCGTGCTGCACTTGCTGGCGATCGCCCGTGAGGCAGAGGTCGAACTGACGCTGGATGACTTCAACCGCATCGGGGACAAGATTCCGCACCTCGGCGACTTGAAGCCCTTTGGGCGTTACGTCATGACCGACGTCGACAAGATCGGCGGCGTGCCGGTCATCATGAAGGCGCTGCTCGACGCCGGCCTGCTGCACGGCGACTGCCTCACCGTCACCGGCAAGACCCTCGCCGAGAACCTCGCCTCCATCAATCCGCCGGATCTGGATGGCAAGATCCTCCGCGCGCTGGACAACCCGATCCACAAGACCGGCGGCATCACCATCCTCCACGGATCCATGGCGCCCGAGGGCGCTGTGGTCAAGAGCGCCGGCTTCGATGCCGACGTCTTCGAGGGAACCGCCCGTGTGTTCGAGCGCGAGCAGGGCGCCCTGACGGCCTTGGATAATGGCGAGATCCACAAGGGCGACGTTGTGGTCATTCGCTACGAGGGCCCCAAGGGCGGCCCGGGCATGCGCGAAATGCTTGCCATTACCGGCGCCATCAAGGGCGCGGGGTTGGGCAAGGACGTGCTGCTGCTGACTGATGGCCGCTTCTCGGGCGGCACCACCGGCTTGTGCATCGGCCACGTTGCGCCGGAAGCCGTCGACGGCGGTCCGATCGCCTTTGTGCAGGACGGCGACCGCATCCGTGTCGACATCGCTGCCCGTTCGTTCGACCTCCTGGTTGATGATGCGGAGCTCGAAGCCCGCAAGGAGGGCTGGCAGCCGCTGCCCGCCAAGTTCACCAAGGGTGTGCTGGCAAAGTACGCAAAACTGGTCCACAGTGCTTCCACGGGAGCTTACTGCGGATAA
- a CDS encoding acetolactate synthase large subunit: protein MSKGSPISPSLMAAKSAGAHKAPEKVDRSAESVVVDSAAPLSPVLGPNTVVPPTVMTGSQAIVRSLEELGVDDIFGLPGGAILPTYDPLMASSMNHILVRHEQGAGHAAQGYAMVTGRVGVCIATSGPGATNLVTAIMDAHMDSVPMVAITGQVASGVIGTDAFQEADIVGITMPITKHSFLVTDPNDIPHVMAEAFHLASTGRPGPVLVDIAKDAQVGQMTFSWPPKVDLPGYRPVVRGHNKQVREAAKLIAASSKPVLYVGGGVVKGHASAELMELALATGAPVVTTLMARGAFPDSHPQHVGMPGMHGSVSAVTALQQADLLITLGARFDDRVTGVLKTFAPFAKVIHADIDPAEISKNRTADVPIVGSVKEIIPELTEAVKTQFEQSGAPDLDAWWAFLGNLRETYPLGWTEPEDGLSAPQRVIKRIGELTGPEGIYVAGVGQHQMWAAQFIKYERPHAWLNSGGAGTMGYSVPAAMGAKVGEPDRVVWAIDGDGCFQMTNQELATCAINNIPIKVAIINNSSLGMVRQWQTLFYEGRYSNTDLNTGHDTVRIPDFVKLADAYGCAALRCERDEDIDATIQKALEINDRPVVIDFVVSPNSMVWPMVPSGVSNDQIQVARNMTPEWEEED from the coding sequence ATGAGCAAAGGATCGCCGATCAGCCCCTCGCTGATGGCTGCAAAGTCCGCTGGAGCCCACAAAGCTCCGGAAAAGGTCGACCGATCGGCGGAGTCCGTCGTCGTCGATTCTGCTGCACCTCTCTCTCCTGTACTTGGGCCGAACACCGTTGTACCCCCGACGGTGATGACCGGCTCGCAAGCAATTGTCCGTTCGCTCGAAGAACTCGGCGTGGACGATATTTTTGGTTTGCCCGGTGGCGCGATCCTGCCCACCTATGACCCCTTGATGGCCTCCAGCATGAATCACATCCTGGTCCGTCACGAACAGGGAGCCGGCCACGCCGCGCAAGGCTACGCCATGGTTACCGGACGGGTTGGCGTTTGCATCGCCACCTCGGGACCCGGTGCCACCAACCTCGTTACCGCCATCATGGATGCCCACATGGACTCCGTGCCGATGGTGGCCATCACCGGCCAGGTCGCCAGCGGAGTCATCGGCACCGATGCCTTCCAGGAAGCGGACATCGTGGGAATCACGATGCCCATCACCAAGCACTCATTCCTGGTGACCGACCCCAACGACATTCCGCACGTCATGGCCGAAGCTTTCCACCTGGCATCCACCGGCCGGCCCGGTCCGGTCCTGGTGGACATCGCCAAGGATGCCCAGGTCGGCCAGATGACGTTCTCGTGGCCACCGAAAGTGGATCTGCCCGGGTACCGTCCCGTGGTCCGCGGGCACAACAAGCAGGTCCGCGAAGCGGCCAAGCTGATCGCAGCATCCAGCAAGCCTGTTCTCTACGTGGGCGGCGGCGTGGTCAAGGGCCACGCATCTGCAGAACTGATGGAACTCGCTCTGGCTACCGGCGCTCCCGTGGTCACCACCCTCATGGCCCGCGGAGCGTTCCCGGACTCCCACCCGCAACACGTCGGCATGCCCGGCATGCACGGTTCGGTCTCCGCGGTCACCGCCCTCCAGCAGGCAGATCTGCTGATCACCCTGGGTGCCCGCTTCGATGACCGCGTGACGGGTGTCCTGAAGACCTTCGCGCCCTTTGCAAAGGTCATTCACGCCGACATCGACCCCGCGGAAATCTCCAAGAACCGTACGGCCGATGTCCCGATCGTAGGGTCGGTCAAGGAAATCATTCCGGAACTCACGGAGGCCGTGAAGACCCAGTTCGAGCAGAGCGGTGCTCCGGACCTCGATGCATGGTGGGCCTTCCTGGGCAACCTGCGCGAGACCTACCCGCTCGGTTGGACGGAGCCCGAAGACGGACTGTCCGCCCCGCAGCGCGTCATCAAGCGCATTGGTGAACTCACGGGTCCGGAAGGCATATACGTTGCAGGCGTTGGCCAGCACCAGATGTGGGCCGCCCAGTTCATCAAGTACGAGCGCCCGCATGCCTGGCTGAACTCCGGTGGTGCCGGCACCATGGGCTACTCGGTTCCCGCGGCGATGGGCGCCAAGGTAGGTGAGCCGGACCGCGTGGTCTGGGCCATTGATGGAGACGGCTGCTTCCAGATGACCAACCAGGAACTGGCTACCTGCGCCATCAACAACATCCCCATCAAGGTGGCCATCATCAACAACTCCTCGCTGGGCATGGTTCGCCAATGGCAGACCCTGTTCTACGAGGGCCGCTACTCGAACACCGATTTGAACACCGGCCACGACACCGTCCGGATTCCGGACTTCGTCAAGCTGGCGGATGCCTATGGCTGTGCAGCCTTGCGTTGTGAGCGTGACGAGGACATCGACGCCACCATCCAGAAGGCGCTTGAGATCAATGACCGCCCGGTGGTCATCGACTTCGTTGTGAGCCCCAACTCGATGGTGTGGCCGATGGTGCCTTCGGGCGTCAGCAATGACCAGATCCAGGTTGCCCGCAACATGACCCCGGAATGGGAAGAGGAGGACTAG